The sequence below is a genomic window from Cyanobacteriota bacterium.
CTAGTCAACCCCAAATGATCAACAGATCAATCAGATCAATAGTTATTGGGCAATCCAGCACTTACCACCCAATCTTTTCCCAACTGAATTGTGACATCAGACTGCAAAATGCCAGTACTTTCCACTCGCACATCCCCCACATTCAATACGTCTCGCACTGCCTGAGCTATTAGAGCATTACCACTCTGGGCAACAACACGGGTAACAGATAACTGCTCTGTCCAGGGCTTATCTACGGATATATCGGTGTAACCTGCTCGTTGCAGCGTTTTCACTAGCAAATTAACAGCTTGACGATTGCCTGTGCTGTCTTGAATGGAGATCCGAACTTGGGATGGTTGCAGGTACGATCGCTGCTCAAAGCCCAGCCCAAAGTAGCGGGCAGTCATATCGCCAATCTTTGCATAGTTCGGCAGCCAGTAACTAGCTCCATATTCACCCGGAAGACTAAAGTCACCTGGTAGCAATAGCATTTGGGTGTTAGCCTTGCTGAGGCTGGCGCTAAACCCCACCAAGGCCATCAATTCTTCCACAGATAGGTTTGTGTCAATATGAGCTTGAATCACCTTGAGGATTTGGGGCAGCCGAGCGATCGTCGTCGGGTTCAGGGCCTGCTCCTTCAAAGCCCGAATCACCATCTGCTGACGTTGAATTCGCCCAATATCACCATTTTCGTCATGGCGGAAGCGCAACAGTTGCAAGGCTTGATTGCCATTTAAGCGTTGTTTACCAGCCTTAAGGTTAATGTAGAGATGTTGGCTATCATCCCGATATTTCATGTCATGGGGCACGTATACAGTTACGCCACCGAGGGCATTGATTAGTTTTTCAACCCCTTGGACATTGATGCGAATGTAGCGATCGATGGGAACACCCCCCAACAGCCTGCTAACCGTTTTAGCTGAAAGGGC
It includes:
- a CDS encoding LCP family protein — its product is PPEAQQYTYQALVNSLEGLTDTMMLIRFNPDTQQLVVLSLPRDTRVDIEGYGIEKLNAANYYGGPALSAKTVSRLLGGVPIDRYIRINVQGVEKLINALGGVTVYVPHDMKYRDDSQHLYINLKAGKQRLNGNQALQLLRFRHDENGDIGRIQRQQMVIRALKEQALNPTTIARLPQILKVIQAHIDTNLSVEELMALVGFSASLSKANTQMLLLPGDFSLPGEYGASYWLPNYAKIGDMTARYFGLGFEQRSYLQPSQVRISIQDSTGNRQAVNLLVKTLQRAGYTDISVDKPWTEQLSVTRVVAQSGNALIAQAVRDVLNVGDVRVESTGILQSDVTIQLGKDWVVSAGLPNNY